One window from the genome of Microcoleus sp. FACHB-68 encodes:
- a CDS encoding glycoside hydrolase — protein sequence MNPNPLAVFVPWLHMHQPPIWVGDHLTGNLEKMLNGEPNSEEHWNAQWFAQAYKNPARYVELLTQEGHSPRIMVDYSGVLLEELARLSTGIFNHLHVDGEVMGDVIGLWRRVLNNHPDAVEFAGTAYSHCYFPATPERDHEGQIMEWRRVFADLFGQEALSRVRGFWPPEMGMTGNPAEALRFIRLLKKCGYEWIILPNSALEHPEGWSVPALENRVHWLVVESGGESERILCVVRDTDMGIRQQSGHNVDGCINDIRYRGKVLQDGDVPPLIVPTSDGENGNVMMFEYFRNTFAPMFRNSTSWQDIEFMTVSRYIDQYLQNGPSTEVKLKPAGGSWIGGHQSWNEGDRRQRVLMAVEQLSQDYDLAVQEKRMDTNQLPLMLCETSCYVYWNSDFWFDQADRCVAWARNLIA from the coding sequence ATGAACCCAAATCCCCTAGCCGTATTTGTACCCTGGTTGCATATGCATCAGCCCCCCATTTGGGTTGGTGATCATCTCACCGGCAACCTGGAGAAAATGCTAAATGGCGAACCAAATTCTGAGGAACACTGGAACGCGCAATGGTTTGCCCAAGCCTACAAAAATCCCGCCCGGTATGTGGAATTATTGACGCAGGAAGGGCATTCGCCGCGCATCATGGTGGATTATTCCGGCGTATTGCTGGAAGAGTTAGCACGACTGAGCACCGGCATCTTCAATCATCTTCATGTCGATGGTGAAGTAATGGGCGATGTAATTGGCTTGTGGCGTCGCGTTTTAAACAACCATCCAGACGCCGTGGAATTTGCCGGCACCGCTTACAGTCATTGCTATTTTCCCGCTACTCCAGAACGCGATCATGAAGGGCAAATCATGGAATGGCGGCGCGTATTTGCAGACCTTTTTGGTCAAGAAGCGCTGTCACGAGTCCGGGGATTTTGGCCCCCGGAAATGGGAATGACCGGCAATCCAGCCGAAGCGTTACGGTTTATTCGCCTGCTGAAAAAATGCGGCTATGAATGGATTATTTTACCGAATTCAGCATTAGAACATCCGGAAGGGTGGAGTGTGCCGGCTTTGGAAAATCGCGTCCACTGGCTCGTTGTGGAATCAGGCGGAGAAAGTGAACGTATCCTCTGCGTGGTACGCGATACAGACATGGGAATCCGGCAGCAAAGTGGTCACAATGTGGATGGTTGTATTAATGACATCCGCTATCGGGGGAAGGTATTACAAGATGGAGATGTGCCGCCGTTAATCGTACCAACTTCTGACGGCGAAAATGGAAATGTGATGATGTTTGAGTATTTCCGCAACACATTTGCACCAATGTTTCGTAACTCAACATCTTGGCAAGATATCGAGTTTATGACAGTCAGCCGGTATATCGATCAATACTTGCAAAATGGCCCTTCAACCGAGGTAAAACTCAAGCCTGCCGGCGGATCTTGGATTGGCGGACATCAAAGTTGGAATGAAGGCGATCGCCGGCAACGGGTGTTAATGGCTGTCGAACAGTTGAGTCAAGATTATGATTTAGCAGTGCAAGAAAAGCGGATGGACACTAACCAGTTACCGCTGATGTTGTGCGAAACCAGTTGTTATGTCTACTGGAATTCTGATTTTTGGTTTGATCAAGCAGATCGCTGCGTCGCTTGGGCGCGTAATCTCATCGCTTGA
- a CDS encoding tetratricopeptide repeat protein yields the protein MKRTLQCICITTAAVSLWVQVPVFAVSDRLAQSPQPAPASGEQPAQSPQPAPASGEQPAQSPQPAPASGEQPTQSPQPAPASGEQPTQSPQPTPASGEQPAQSPQPAPASGERVAPTESGDIQYWLNRGQFLLSKKQYEEALTAYDRAISLRPDSAAALTGKGVVLGELGRYDDALAALQQAIELKSDYSLAWFERAMVLKELDRNEDANQAYDKAIEVNRDWGNESLESAWSYKGSVLWRLDRKEEAIAAFDKATTVNPEFALAWYNRATALLQLGQYENAINAYERALQSKGQWGTDTGPASAWYNRGLALEQLGRYEDALASYDRALRITPNHLKARQQMANLRRRLEN from the coding sequence ATGAAGCGCACCCTTCAATGCATCTGCATCACGACCGCTGCTGTCAGTTTATGGGTTCAAGTGCCGGTTTTCGCCGTCAGCGATCGGCTAGCCCAATCGCCCCAGCCGGCACCGGCATCAGGAGAGCAACCTGCCCAATCGCCCCAGCCGGCACCGGCATCAGGTGAGCAACCGGCCCAATCGCCCCAGCCGGCACCGGCATCAGGTGAGCAACCTACCCAATCACCCCAGCCGGCACCGGCATCAGGTGAGCAACCCACCCAATCACCCCAGCCGACACCGGCATCAGGAGAGCAACCTGCCCAATCGCCCCAGCCGGCACCGGCATCAGGTGAGCGAGTCGCCCCTACAGAATCTGGAGATATTCAATACTGGCTAAACCGAGGGCAGTTTCTGCTGAGCAAAAAACAGTATGAAGAAGCGCTCACCGCTTACGATCGAGCAATCAGCCTTAGACCGGACTCAGCCGCTGCTTTAACCGGCAAAGGGGTTGTACTTGGAGAATTAGGCCGGTATGACGATGCGCTTGCGGCTTTGCAGCAGGCAATAGAACTCAAATCTGATTACTCTCTGGCTTGGTTTGAACGCGCAATGGTACTCAAGGAGCTTGATCGCAACGAAGACGCCAATCAAGCCTATGATAAGGCGATTGAAGTCAATCGGGATTGGGGCAACGAAAGCCTTGAGTCTGCTTGGAGTTACAAAGGTTCAGTATTGTGGAGGTTAGATCGTAAAGAAGAAGCGATTGCAGCTTTTGACAAAGCGACCACCGTTAATCCTGAATTTGCCCTAGCTTGGTATAACCGGGCTACCGCGCTTTTGCAGTTGGGACAGTATGAAAACGCGATTAACGCTTATGAGCGAGCGCTGCAAAGCAAGGGTCAGTGGGGAACTGATACCGGCCCTGCGAGTGCTTGGTACAATCGGGGTTTGGCCCTAGAGCAGCTGGGCCGGTATGAAGATGCTCTCGCTTCTTATGACCGAGCGTTGAGAATTACTCCCAATCACCTTAAGGCTCGCCAACAAATGGCTAACTTACGACGCCGGTTGGAAAATTAA
- a CDS encoding Dabb family protein has product MPQIQHLVLLKFKPEVAPEKIAELFKQLSELQELIPGITYYAGGSYSSSEGLNQGYTHGFMMTFESAGARDAYLPHPEHERVKTALLPCLEGVLAFDFEA; this is encoded by the coding sequence ATGCCTCAGATTCAACACCTGGTTTTACTCAAGTTTAAACCCGAAGTAGCACCAGAGAAGATTGCAGAACTTTTCAAGCAACTCAGTGAACTCCAAGAATTGATTCCAGGCATCACTTATTATGCCGGCGGCTCATATTCGAGTTCTGAAGGGTTGAACCAAGGCTACACCCACGGATTTATGATGACGTTCGAGAGTGCCGGTGCGCGTGACGCTTATCTACCGCATCCGGAACACGAACGAGTCAAAACCGCACTCCTACCGTGTTTAGAGGGCGTGCTTGCCTTTGACTTTGAAGCTTAG
- a CDS encoding zinc metalloprotease HtpX gives MNQFKTVALLGLLSALLITICYWVIGGTTGALIGVALAAVTNLGSWYYSDQIALAAYGAQPVSYDQAPDLHNMVQQLSERAGLPMPAIYIVPSAGANAFATGRDPEHAAVAVTQGIMNILPEDELEAVIAHELSHINNRDTLTQAVAATVAGAISFLAQIASYSLWFAGGSRDDGDGPNPLGVLLTVMLAPVAATVVQLAISRTREFAADAGSAKLTGNPRALARALQRLHSNARQMPITGNPAFEPLLIMNAFSGQFLGNLFSTHPSTEARIENLLKLEQQLP, from the coding sequence ATGAATCAATTTAAAACGGTTGCCTTGTTAGGTTTGCTCAGTGCGCTGTTGATTACGATTTGTTATTGGGTGATTGGGGGAACAACCGGCGCACTGATCGGGGTGGCCTTGGCGGCTGTAACAAACCTGGGATCGTGGTATTACTCAGATCAAATTGCCCTAGCGGCTTATGGTGCCCAGCCGGTGAGTTATGACCAAGCGCCCGATCTGCACAACATGGTACAGCAATTGAGTGAGCGAGCCGGCCTGCCAATGCCGGCAATTTACATCGTTCCGAGTGCCGGTGCCAATGCCTTTGCTACAGGGCGTGATCCCGAACACGCAGCGGTTGCAGTCACTCAAGGCATTATGAATATTTTGCCAGAAGATGAACTCGAAGCCGTCATCGCGCATGAACTCAGTCATATCAACAACCGCGATACCCTAACCCAAGCGGTTGCCGCGACAGTTGCCGGTGCGATCTCCTTCCTGGCACAAATTGCTAGCTATAGCTTATGGTTTGCCGGCGGTTCGCGGGACGACGGAGATGGCCCAAATCCTTTAGGGGTGCTGCTGACGGTGATGCTAGCGCCGGTTGCCGCTACCGTGGTTCAGTTGGCGATTTCTCGCACGCGGGAATTTGCAGCCGATGCCGGTTCTGCTAAACTAACCGGCAACCCCCGTGCTCTCGCTCGTGCCCTGCAGCGATTGCATAGCAATGCAAGGCAGATGCCAATAACCGGCAACCCCGCCTTTGAACCGTTGCTGATTATGAATGCGTTTTCAGGGCAGTTTTTGGGCAACTTATTTTCTACCCACCCTTCAACAGAAGCGCGGATTGAGAATTTATTAAAGCTAGAGCAACAACTGCCGTAA
- a CDS encoding alpha/beta hydrolase, whose product MLPNLKWAKGAAGLVWALAITNLTGLTKSAQAAETVVVRKGPFTASFNVADLKTIAETGKVPPALQSYANTLSAEKRGKILAALKTKVPLNVVAISNLLNTRIGSTILADLATITPRKDAAGVQALRAALVLGAKDPAGLSIISFIESYPSQRLNIDLDRAFEVMGSLNTPFWQTQRFMAAIAPQLTPREIQLNLPFDPSQPGTASVQVLSLNLNDSQRQRTIPVDLYSSAGATAEKPVIIFSHGLGSDRTELRYLAEHLASHGYVIAVVEHIGSNSTQVNTALAGGSLLQPDEFLNRPKDISFTLDELEKLNLSAGPFQGKLATDNVMVIGYSMGGGTALSIAGGELQIASVKQRCQSDLVRLSPGVGLQCIAGGLPENTYQLYDPRIKRAMAMNPISSIIFGETGLSKVQVPTLIVTGSADKTTPALSEQILGFSKLPAPKWLVGFVGGTHLSIKDPAATIDQTTKPNTVLTGGELIGDQAASVRNYIKAISLAMAAQLTADADDYAIFLTSDYAQYASTQAIPIRLVTELPAEAEAVVQTVLQNESP is encoded by the coding sequence ATGCTACCAAACTTGAAATGGGCTAAAGGAGCTGCCGGCCTTGTCTGGGCGCTTGCCATTACTAACCTGACAGGGTTAACAAAATCTGCACAAGCGGCAGAAACCGTTGTCGTTCGTAAAGGCCCATTTACGGCATCATTTAATGTTGCTGACCTTAAAACAATTGCTGAAACAGGAAAAGTACCGCCGGCTTTGCAAAGTTATGCCAATACCCTATCGGCTGAAAAGCGGGGCAAAATTTTAGCAGCGCTGAAAACAAAAGTGCCCCTCAATGTTGTAGCGATCAGCAACTTGCTGAACACTCGAATCGGTAGCACCATCTTGGCCGATCTAGCGACGATTACGCCCCGAAAGGATGCAGCCGGTGTGCAAGCACTTCGCGCTGCACTGGTATTGGGGGCAAAAGATCCAGCCGGTCTTTCCATCATTAGCTTTATCGAATCTTACCCTAGCCAGCGCCTCAATATTGACTTGGATCGGGCATTTGAAGTCATGGGAAGCTTGAATACCCCTTTTTGGCAAACTCAGCGATTTATGGCCGCGATTGCTCCTCAATTAACGCCTCGCGAAATTCAGCTAAATTTACCGTTTGATCCCTCCCAACCGGGAACCGCTTCGGTACAAGTGCTGAGTTTAAATCTCAATGATTCGCAGCGTCAGCGCACTATTCCCGTTGATCTATACTCATCAGCCGGTGCAACTGCGGAAAAACCCGTGATTATCTTCAGTCACGGCTTGGGATCTGACCGCACAGAGTTACGCTATTTGGCAGAGCACTTAGCATCCCACGGTTATGTGATTGCTGTCGTCGAACATATCGGCAGTAACAGCACCCAAGTTAATACAGCACTTGCCGGCGGTTCTCTTCTGCAACCCGATGAGTTTTTAAATCGCCCCAAGGATATTAGTTTTACTTTAGATGAACTAGAAAAATTAAACCTATCAGCCGGCCCGTTTCAAGGCAAACTCGCAACTGATAATGTCATGGTGATTGGGTATTCAATGGGGGGTGGAACCGCCCTGTCTATTGCTGGAGGTGAGTTACAAATAGCCAGCGTAAAACAGCGCTGTCAGAGCGATTTGGTCAGATTGAGTCCGGGAGTGGGACTACAGTGTATTGCCGGCGGACTTCCGGAAAACACTTATCAACTGTACGATCCACGCATTAAACGAGCAATGGCGATGAATCCAATTAGCTCAATAATTTTTGGCGAAACCGGCTTAAGCAAAGTGCAAGTTCCCACCCTGATTGTCACCGGATCTGCAGATAAGACAACCCCCGCTTTAAGCGAACAAATACTCGGTTTTTCCAAACTTCCCGCTCCCAAATGGCTAGTCGGTTTTGTCGGAGGAACTCATTTAAGTATTAAAGATCCCGCTGCAACAATCGATCAGACAACAAAACCAAATACTGTTCTCACCGGCGGTGAATTGATTGGCGATCAAGCCGCTAGTGTTCGCAACTATATCAAAGCTATATCATTAGCAATGGCTGCTCAACTGACGGCTGATGCTGACGACTACGCTATCTTTCTAACCTCAGATTATGCCCAGTACGCTTCCACACAAGCGATACCCATTCGCCTTGTGACTGAACTGCCGGCGGAGGCAGAAGCCGTGGTGCAAACAGTTCTCCAAAATGAATCCCCTTAA
- a CDS encoding GAF domain-containing protein, with the protein MTDPSLRKITDRLSKTLTQDRTVQETTNDLREILDVDRVILYYFYLQWKGQVTFESLSSPQLSVFGMTGADDCFNGEYAALYEAGRVRAIPDIELEPIHPCHRDFLRSIQVRANLAVPVLNFKGLWGLLIAHNCRDTRVWLPADIEVMKKSAENLAKVSSIRDS; encoded by the coding sequence ATGACCGATCCAAGCTTACGAAAAATAACCGACCGTCTTTCTAAAACACTGACTCAGGATAGGACAGTTCAAGAAACGACAAATGACTTGAGAGAAATTCTAGATGTTGATCGGGTAATTTTATATTACTTTTACCTCCAGTGGAAAGGGCAAGTTACCTTTGAGTCTTTGAGTTCTCCGCAGTTGTCTGTCTTTGGAATGACGGGAGCGGATGATTGTTTTAATGGCGAATATGCGGCTTTATATGAAGCGGGACGAGTGCGAGCCATTCCAGATATTGAATTAGAGCCAATCCACCCTTGCCACAGAGACTTTCTCCGCAGTATTCAGGTTCGAGCGAATTTAGCCGTGCCGGTGCTCAATTTCAAAGGACTGTGGGGGCTGCTGATTGCCCATAACTGCCGCGATACTCGTGTTTGGTTGCCGGCAGATATTGAAGTGATGAAAAAATCAGCAGAAAATTTAGCAAAAGTTTCTTCAATTCGAGATAGTTAA
- a CDS encoding Uma2 family endonuclease: MSQITSSVEPVNFTPELPTSLPDHTQLPDSDGTFVKNLQEHPQSILLTDSIMPMLQQLHPDGQYCIGQDSGIYWRITDPPERGAEAPDWFYVPNVPPVLNGEMRRSYVLWQEYVAPLIVLEFVSGKGEEERDTTPVTGKFWVYEQAIRVPFYAIYEVKKAQVQVYQLVAGHYELISPNERGHYAIPPLGVELGIWQGQYQNATLPWLRWWDEQGNLLLTGEERAEVERQEKELAQQQAETERQRAERLAEQLRALGVEPEA; this comes from the coding sequence ATGAGTCAAATCACCTCATCTGTGGAGCCGGTGAATTTTACACCTGAGTTGCCCACGAGTTTGCCAGATCACACTCAACTTCCCGACTCTGACGGTACTTTTGTGAAAAATCTTCAGGAGCATCCCCAAAGTATTTTGCTGACGGATTCGATAATGCCGATGTTGCAGCAGTTACATCCAGACGGTCAATATTGTATCGGGCAAGATAGCGGCATTTACTGGCGAATCACTGATCCACCGGAAAGAGGCGCTGAGGCACCGGATTGGTTTTATGTGCCGAATGTGCCGCCGGTTCTCAATGGTGAAATGCGGCGTTCTTATGTGCTTTGGCAGGAATATGTTGCGCCCTTAATTGTGCTGGAATTTGTTTCTGGAAAGGGCGAAGAAGAACGAGATACAACACCTGTTACGGGTAAATTTTGGGTTTACGAACAGGCAATTCGTGTTCCTTTTTACGCGATTTATGAGGTGAAAAAAGCGCAGGTTCAGGTGTATCAACTTGTTGCCGGTCATTATGAGTTAATATCTCCTAATGAGCGGGGACACTATGCAATTCCCCCGTTGGGCGTGGAGTTAGGAATTTGGCAAGGGCAATATCAAAATGCAACGCTGCCGTGGCTGCGCTGGTGGGATGAGCAAGGTAATTTATTGCTAACAGGAGAAGAACGGGCGGAAGTTGAGCGACAGGAGAAGGAGTTGGCTCAACAACAGGCTGAAACTGAACGGCAGCGTGCTGAGCGGTTGGCTGAGCAGTTGAGGGCGTTGGGGGTTGAGCCTGAAGCGTAG
- a CDS encoding pentapeptide repeat-containing protein — protein MLSPVVRSLSGSTRSDALTRHWFKAWLLKPKFLIPALLGIATLLASVWLAAAVHATSYPGVNQLLNTNTCPSCDLRGANLRGSYLVGANLAGVDLRGADLTGSDLRQADLVGADLRSANLTGTNLNGANLVNTDMRGADLNGADLSGSDLTRANLTGANLLLTQLSASDLAGVDLSNTDLRNIYLENTNLRGANLASAYMVSAELVGANLREADLSSANLRSANLRNASLREANLRGANLSRTSLRAADLTRASLQGADLSQADLEDASLEEADLKGANLVQANLAGAKLVRANLEGANIKDAILTNTELCSATLPNRKKHRC, from the coding sequence ATGCTCAGCCCTGTAGTGCGCTCCCTGTCTGGGTCTACACGTAGCGATGCCCTGACTAGACATTGGTTCAAGGCTTGGCTGTTAAAGCCAAAGTTTTTGATACCGGCCTTATTAGGAATCGCCACCCTGCTAGCGTCTGTATGGTTAGCCGCAGCAGTGCACGCCACAAGTTACCCAGGCGTTAACCAATTGCTCAACACCAACACTTGTCCGTCTTGCGATCTCAGAGGAGCTAACTTGCGAGGAAGCTATTTAGTCGGAGCAAATCTTGCCGGTGTTGACTTGCGCGGTGCGGATCTGACAGGTTCCGATCTGCGACAGGCTGACTTGGTTGGTGCGGATCTCAGAAGCGCTAACCTCACCGGCACGAACTTGAATGGTGCCAACTTGGTGAATACTGATATGCGCGGAGCCGACCTCAACGGAGCCGACCTCTCCGGCTCTGATCTCACCCGTGCTAACCTTACTGGAGCCAATCTACTACTAACTCAGCTCTCAGCTTCTGACTTAGCGGGAGTTGATCTCAGTAATACTGATTTAAGAAATATTTATCTAGAAAATACTAACCTCCGAGGCGCGAACCTAGCAAGCGCCTATATGGTGAGTGCCGAGTTAGTGGGAGCCAACCTCCGAGAAGCCGACCTGAGCAGCGCCAACCTCAGAAGCGCTAATCTTAGAAATGCTTCCCTTCGAGAAGCCAACCTTAGAGGAGCAAACTTAAGCCGCACCAGCCTTCGAGCCGCTGATCTAACTCGCGCCAGCCTTCAAGGAGCTGATTTATCCCAGGCTGACTTAGAGGATGCCTCTTTAGAGGAAGCTGATCTCAAGGGAGCGAATCTGGTTCAAGCCAACCTAGCAGGGGCTAAACTGGTTCGTGCAAACTTAGAAGGCGCTAACATTAAGGACGCCATTCTGACGAATACCGAGCTGTGTAGCGCAACCTTGCCCAATCGCAAAAAACACCGCTGCTAA
- a CDS encoding KGK domain-containing protein, which yields MNAKNGFELVGCEENAVLSVDINSMTNRYLIAHPMFTAGELMTEITKRFLNGLSEEDRKTLLEEGLTCKILRPGKSWQAGKVRVRVLLEVSSEEPENGQTEVPSYDMLQILNENQK from the coding sequence ATGAATGCAAAAAACGGATTTGAGTTGGTAGGGTGTGAGGAAAATGCTGTTTTATCAGTAGATATTAATTCTATGACCAATCGTTATCTAATCGCCCACCCGATGTTTACAGCCGGCGAACTGATGACAGAAATCACGAAAAGATTTCTAAATGGCCTATCTGAAGAAGACAGAAAAACTTTGCTAGAAGAGGGTTTAACCTGCAAAATTTTGAGACCGGGTAAAAGCTGGCAAGCGGGAAAAGTTCGAGTGAGAGTGCTTCTAGAAGTTTCTAGTGAGGAGCCAGAAAATGGTCAGACAGAAGTGCCTTCTTACGATATGCTACAGATTTTGAATGAAAACCAAAAATAA
- the aspS gene encoding aspartate--tRNA ligase, translated as MRTHYCGQLRKEHIGETVTICGWVDRRRDHGGVIFLDLRDRTGIVQIVSDPVRTPDSYAQAETLRSEYVVQFTGRVTQRPEDSLNPKLATGDVEIYADKIELLNTVRKQMPFQVSSADNESVREDLRLKYRYLDLRRKRMTENLKLRHEVVKAIRRYLEDQQGFIEVETPVLTRSTPEGARDYLVPSRVSGGEWFALPQSPQLFKQLLMVSGFDRYYQIARCFRDEDLRADRQPEFTQLDMEMSFMSQEEIIQLNEELTAHIFKTVKGIELPRPFPRLTYAEAMDRYGSDKPDTRFDLELVDVSDLMKDSGFKVFSGAIASGGIVKILPIPEGNAAISNVRIKPGGDLFNEACSAGAKGLAYIRVRDDGEIDTIGAIKDNLSEEQKQELLNRTGAKPGHLLLFGAGPTDIVNKTLDRLRLAIARELGLIPPDKVNLLWVTDFPMFEWNADEKRLEALHHPFTAPHPDDIDDLKTARAQAYDLIFNGYEIGGGSRRIYQREVQERVFEAIGLSQEEAYSKFGFLLEAFEYGTPPHGGIAYGLDRLVMLLAGEESIRDVIAFPKTQQARCLLTNAPSGVDAKQLKELHVASTYKPKA; from the coding sequence ATGCGTACCCACTATTGCGGCCAGCTCCGAAAAGAACACATTGGAGAAACAGTCACCATCTGTGGATGGGTGGATCGTCGCCGCGATCATGGTGGCGTGATTTTCTTGGATCTGCGAGATCGCACCGGCATTGTGCAAATTGTTAGCGATCCCGTGCGGACTCCCGACTCTTACGCGCAAGCAGAAACGCTGCGAAGTGAATACGTCGTTCAATTCACGGGTCGGGTGACGCAACGCCCAGAAGACTCTCTCAATCCTAAACTGGCAACCGGCGATGTCGAAATCTACGCCGATAAAATTGAACTGCTCAACACGGTTCGCAAACAGATGCCTTTCCAAGTTTCCAGCGCGGATAACGAGTCTGTGCGGGAAGATTTGCGGCTGAAATATCGCTATTTGGATTTGCGCCGCAAACGCATGACGGAAAATCTCAAGCTGCGCCACGAAGTAGTTAAAGCGATCCGCCGCTATTTGGAAGACCAGCAAGGCTTTATTGAAGTTGAGACGCCGGTGCTGACTCGCTCAACGCCAGAAGGGGCGCGGGATTATCTGGTGCCGAGTCGCGTCAGTGGCGGCGAATGGTTTGCTTTGCCCCAGTCACCGCAGCTATTCAAGCAATTGCTGATGGTGTCCGGGTTTGACCGCTACTACCAAATCGCGCGGTGCTTCCGCGATGAAGATTTACGGGCAGACCGGCAGCCAGAATTTACTCAGCTAGACATGGAAATGAGCTTCATGTCTCAGGAAGAAATTATCCAGCTCAACGAGGAACTGACGGCACATATTTTCAAAACTGTCAAGGGAATTGAATTGCCTCGTCCTTTCCCGCGCCTCACCTACGCAGAAGCGATGGATCGCTATGGCAGTGATAAACCCGATACACGCTTTGATCTGGAATTAGTAGATGTTTCGGATTTGATGAAAGACTCCGGATTTAAGGTGTTTTCCGGGGCGATCGCATCGGGTGGGATTGTGAAAATTTTGCCGATTCCAGAGGGAAATGCGGCAATTTCCAATGTGCGGATTAAACCGGGCGGAGATTTATTTAATGAAGCTTGCAGTGCCGGCGCAAAAGGTTTAGCTTATATCCGAGTGCGAGATGATGGCGAAATCGATACAATTGGCGCAATTAAAGACAATTTGAGCGAGGAACAAAAGCAAGAATTGCTCAACCGCACGGGTGCAAAACCCGGACATTTACTGCTATTTGGGGCAGGGCCGACGGATATTGTCAATAAAACCTTAGATCGGCTGCGTTTAGCAATTGCTCGGGAGTTGGGACTGATCCCTCCAGATAAAGTTAATCTGCTTTGGGTAACAGATTTCCCGATGTTTGAGTGGAATGCTGACGAAAAGCGTTTAGAGGCTTTACACCACCCATTTACCGCACCCCATCCGGATGATATTGACGATCTCAAAACAGCACGAGCACAAGCCTATGATTTGATCTTCAATGGTTATGAAATCGGCGGCGGTTCGCGGCGGATTTATCAACGGGAAGTTCAAGAAAGAGTGTTTGAAGCGATTGGTTTGTCGCAGGAGGAAGCTTATAGTAAGTTTGGCTTTTTGCTGGAGGCGTTTGAGTATGGAACGCCGCCGCATGGAGGCATTGCTTACGGTTTAGACCGGCTGGTGATGTTGCTTGCCGGCGAAGAGTCCATTCGGGATGTCATTGCATTTCCCAAGACGCAGCAAGCGCGTTGTTTGCTGACAAATGCGCCGTCTGGTGTGGATGCGAAGCAGTTGAAAGAGTTGCACGTTGCTTCGACTTATAAGCCGAAGGCTTGA
- a CDS encoding pentapeptide repeat-containing protein — MKRTIPASVLLLAAICSACQGSGQTNSLNRLLQTKECQGCDLREANLAGAQLKGANLSRADLGNAQLNGANLEGTQLKSVDFFSANLQQANLEGALLLNANLIQANLSGANLKQANLEDASLRSANLNSANLSGAQLGYTNLISAQLNAADLNNAALSHCDMIQANLTEANLKGANLVDANLSGADLTGASLENAFLENANLRRANLEKANLSGTQLRYANLIEANLTGANLRGADLSSANLTGANLEGADLTEATLAGAILPAEIVQP; from the coding sequence ATGAAACGAACAATCCCCGCAAGCGTCCTGCTTTTAGCGGCAATCTGCTCAGCTTGTCAAGGAAGTGGCCAGACTAATTCCCTCAACCGGCTGCTGCAAACCAAGGAATGTCAGGGATGTGATTTAAGAGAAGCGAATCTAGCCGGTGCTCAACTCAAAGGAGCAAATTTAAGTCGTGCGGATCTGGGGAACGCGCAGCTAAACGGTGCCAATTTAGAAGGAACCCAGCTCAAAAGTGTTGATTTTTTCAGTGCGAATCTTCAGCAGGCGAATTTAGAAGGGGCGCTGCTGCTCAATGCGAATCTGATTCAAGCGAATCTTAGCGGTGCAAACCTGAAGCAAGCGAATCTAGAGGATGCCAGCCTCAGATCAGCCAATCTCAATAGTGCAAATCTCAGTGGTGCTCAGTTAGGCTACACCAATCTCATCAGCGCTCAACTGAATGCGGCTGATCTGAATAATGCCGCGTTAAGCCATTGCGATATGATTCAGGCAAATCTGACGGAAGCGAATCTGAAGGGGGCTAATTTGGTCGATGCTAACTTGAGCGGTGCTGACTTGACGGGTGCCAGTTTAGAGAATGCGTTCCTAGAAAATGCGAATCTCCGGCGGGCAAATCTGGAGAAAGCCAACCTGAGTGGCACTCAATTGCGCTATGCCAACTTGATTGAGGCGAATTTAACCGGCGCTAATCTAAGGGGTGCCGATCTGAGCAGTGCTAATCTCACCGGCGCAAATTTAGAGGGGGCGGATTTGACAGAGGCGACGTTAGCCGGTGCGATCTTGCCGGCAGAGATAGTACAGCCGTAA